In Longimicrobiaceae bacterium, the following proteins share a genomic window:
- the argH gene encoding argininosuccinate lyase produces the protein MPETATPAARLWGGRFAAGPAPEMDRLNRSLPVDFRLWREDIAGSQAWAAALAAARVIGLDECDALRAGLGRVAARLAMWNAADWAAAPDEDIHSLVERLLYEEAGDVAGKLHTGRSRNDQVATDTRLWACGAVSRLDAALRDLQRALLEQAEAHRDAVMPAYTHLQRAQPVSAAHWLLSHAWPLARDRERLAQARERLATLPLGSGAIAGCPFPVDRVLLQETLGFRALTANSIDAVSDRDWTAELLFVCAMVGVHLSKIGEDLILFGSQEWGFVRFSDRFSTGSSLMPQKRNPDAMELARGKAGRLIGDLTTVLTVLKGLPSGYNKDLQEDKEALFDAFDTLEALLPAVAGTVRTMEIDTARAADAVDAGMLATDLADFLVRSGMPFREAHGAVGKLVRMSEDFGCELDELRPEFFTRVSPLFEGADFGSLFSHESALAARAGVGGTSAEAVAEQIAKLRAVL, from the coding sequence ATGCCTGAGACCGCCACGCCCGCCGCCCGCCTCTGGGGCGGCCGCTTCGCCGCCGGCCCCGCGCCGGAGATGGATCGCCTGAATCGCTCGCTGCCGGTGGACTTCCGCCTGTGGCGCGAGGACATCGCGGGGAGCCAGGCGTGGGCCGCGGCACTGGCCGCCGCGCGCGTCATCGGCCTCGACGAGTGCGACGCGCTGCGCGCCGGCCTGGGCCGCGTGGCCGCCCGCCTGGCCATGTGGAACGCCGCCGACTGGGCCGCCGCGCCGGATGAGGACATCCACTCGCTCGTGGAGCGCCTGCTGTACGAGGAGGCTGGCGACGTCGCCGGCAAGCTGCACACCGGCCGCTCGCGCAACGACCAGGTCGCCACCGACACGCGCCTCTGGGCGTGCGGCGCCGTGTCGCGGCTGGACGCGGCCCTCCGCGACCTCCAGCGCGCCCTGCTGGAGCAGGCGGAGGCGCATCGCGACGCGGTGATGCCGGCGTACACGCACCTCCAGCGCGCGCAGCCGGTGAGCGCCGCGCACTGGCTGCTCTCGCACGCGTGGCCGCTGGCGCGCGACCGCGAGCGGCTGGCGCAGGCGCGCGAGCGGCTGGCCACGCTGCCGCTGGGCTCGGGCGCCATCGCCGGCTGCCCCTTCCCGGTGGACCGCGTGCTGCTCCAGGAGACGCTGGGCTTCCGCGCGCTCACGGCCAACAGCATCGACGCCGTGTCCGACCGCGACTGGACGGCCGAGCTGCTGTTCGTGTGCGCCATGGTGGGCGTGCACCTCTCCAAAATCGGCGAGGACCTGATCCTCTTCGGCTCGCAGGAGTGGGGCTTCGTGCGTTTCAGCGACCGCTTCAGCACCGGCTCGTCGCTGATGCCGCAGAAGCGCAACCCCGACGCGATGGAGCTGGCGCGCGGCAAGGCGGGACGGCTGATCGGCGATCTCACGACGGTGCTGACGGTCCTGAAGGGCCTGCCGTCCGGCTACAACAAGGACCTGCAGGAAGACAAGGAGGCGCTCTTCGACGCCTTCGACACGCTCGAAGCGCTACTCCCCGCCGTCGCCGGCACCGTGCGGACGATGGAGATCGACACCGCCCGTGCGGCAGACGCGGTAGATGCGGGCATGCTCGCCACGGACCTGGCGGACTTCCTCGTCCGCAGCGGGATGCCGTTCCGCGAGGCGCACGGCGCCGTGGGCAAGCTCGTCCGCATGTCCGAAGACTTCGGTTGCGAGCTCGACGAGCTGCGGCCGGAGTTCTTCACGCGCGTATCCCCGCTGTTCGAGGGAGCGGACTTCGGCTCCCTCTTCTCCCACGAATCCGCTCTGGCCGCCCGCGCAGGCGTGGGCGGCACCTCCGCCGAGGCCGTCGCCGAGCAGATCGCCAAGCTGCGCGCGGTGTTGTAG
- a CDS encoding DUF433 domain-containing protein, whose product MAVITERRGGTPGVSPREAAFVTGLSEKDVNQAIDRDEVEALPARRREDRGRMLGYRDLLYLRVRNDLGRLLSPEGKRMLREQLAAWDERWYGGGTVSLGRVELNVAPEMQAVQERLARVEEARSVVVADPEVRGGEPVVCGTRISVYVLADLARQGAPREELLEDYPALAPETLDAALLYAEMHPRRGRPRRAPWKDGVVIGGEP is encoded by the coding sequence ATGGCAGTCATCACTGAGCGGAGAGGCGGAACCCCCGGCGTGTCGCCTCGCGAGGCGGCTTTCGTGACGGGCCTGTCCGAGAAGGACGTCAACCAGGCCATCGACCGCGACGAGGTGGAAGCCCTGCCCGCGCGCCGCCGGGAAGACCGCGGGCGCATGCTGGGCTACCGCGACCTCCTGTACCTTCGCGTGCGGAACGACCTGGGGCGGCTGCTCTCGCCAGAGGGCAAGCGGATGCTGCGCGAGCAGCTTGCCGCCTGGGACGAGCGTTGGTACGGCGGCGGGACCGTGAGCCTGGGACGCGTGGAGCTGAACGTCGCGCCCGAGATGCAGGCCGTCCAAGAGCGCCTGGCGCGCGTGGAAGAGGCGCGCTCCGTCGTAGTCGCGGACCCCGAGGTGCGCGGCGGCGAGCCCGTGGTGTGCGGCACGCGCATCTCCGTGTACGTGCTGGCCGACCTGGCGCGTCAGGGCGCCCCGCGCGAGGAGCTTCTCGAAGACTATCCCGCGCTCGCGCCGGAAACCTTGGATGCCGCGTTGCTCTACGCCGAGATGCACCCCCGCAGGGGTCGGCCACGCCGCGCTCCCTGGAAGGACGGCGTGGTGATCGGGGGCGAGCCGTGA